In one window of Gossypium arboreum isolate Shixiya-1 chromosome 4, ASM2569848v2, whole genome shotgun sequence DNA:
- the LOC108470015 gene encoding uncharacterized protein LOC108470015 has protein sequence MTDHHHYHRFGQLRSTSQILKKTAVHFTAHPFTFIFLSFLLLSFRSLVESGSFLLNSFIDRDPSFKSLLSRLDLHPSHPHARFQPTRRHARRPFLHLTRVGALDNDLFSSDDDLRHRSPFASLSNRPLNGTPLILSNFDTKLGFSHFVADNGILLPEIVRYGVKFKTISFDYENNERDQQEEKIVDFQFVYKGFELGRRDAAVLFFIVSFLSAAYGWVILGFTAIYSLIFGVLFVTIVNDLIGRFVSFFGAFWGGSKMGLKRLTGFVLIKWAVRDAVTQLLGLWYFGEIEDHYSFFKLFVRLKLMPFSVMSPWIRGYEKEISGFLFTWFLVDTLVSFAFSLAAWVAVVDSRRTGREIIKEGCYLMSTLLNQGIQIQCYEAILGGSLARLILTRIGGEFFATVIQAALELYFMVAWLIFYFVVKSREANTEGRRYGRRELEALIDGLG, from the coding sequence ATGACCGATCACCATCACTACCACCGGTTCGGCCAGCTACGGTCCACATCGCAGATCCTCAAAAAGACTGCCGTGCATTTTACCGCCCACCCTTTCACGTTcatcttcctttctttccttctcCTCTCTTTTCGTTCTTTAGTTGAATCCGGTTCCTTTCTCCTCAATTCCTTTATTGACCGTGATCCTTCTTTCAAATCCCTCCTTTCTCGCCTCGACCTCCACCCGTCCCATCCGCACGCGCGTTTCCAACCAACCCGTCGCCACGCACGCCGTCCTTTCCTCCACCTCACGCGCGTCGGCGCTCTTGATAATGACTTATTCTCTTCCGACGATGACCTCCGCCACCGCTCCCCGTTCGCTTCTTTATCTAACCGCCCCCTTAATGGCACGCCGTTGATACTTTCAAACTTCGATACCAAATTAGGGTTTTCGCATTTCGTTGCGGATAACGGTATTCTGCTGCCGGAAATTGTTCGTTACGGAGTCAAATTCAAGACAATCTCATTTGACTACGAAAACAATGAAAGGGACCAGCAAGAAGAAAAGATTGTGGATTTTCAGTTTGTTTATAAAGGATTTGAATTGGGGCGTCGAGACGCAGCGGTGCTTTTCTTTATCGTCAGCTTTCTATCCGCGGCGTATGGATGGGTAATTCTAGGATTTACGGCGATTTACTCTTTGATTTTTGGTGTTCTTTTTGTTACAATTGTTAATGACTTGATTGGAAGATTTGTTTCCTTTTTTGGGGCTTTTTGGGGTGGGTCTAAAATGGGTTTGAAAAGACTCACTGGGTTCGTTCTAATAAAATGGGCGGTAAGAGACGCGGTGACTCAGCTTCTTGGATTGTGGTATTTCGGAGAAATTGAGGATCACTACTCGTTTTTTAAGCTTTTTGTCAGGTTAAAGTTGATGCCTTTTTCGGTTATGTCACCATGGATTAGGGGTTATGAGAAGGAGATTTCAGGGTTTTTGTTTACGTGGTTTCTGGTGGATACTTTGGTTTCATTTGCATTCTCATTAGCTGCTTGGGTAGCCGTTGTGGATTCAAGGAGAACCGGGAGAGAAATTATTAAAGAAGGTTGTTATCTGATGTCAACACTTTTGAACCAAGGGATACAGATTCAGTGTTATGAAGCTATCTTAGGTGGGTCGTTGGCAAGATTGATTTTGACTCGTATAGGGGGAGAATTTTTTGCCACGGTTATTCAGGCAGCTCTGGAGTTGTATTTCATGGTAGCTTGGTTGATATTTTACTTTGTGGTGAAGTCTAGGGAAGCTAATACAGAAGGTAGGAGGTATGGGAGGAGAGAATTGGAGGCTTTGATTGATGGACTTGGATGA
- the LOC108470016 gene encoding indole-3-acetic acid-induced protein ARG7 produces the protein MKGKFLKACITKWRKMGNRVIPCGSCEYCYEWAKWPNTKNEESSIPRDVPKGHLVVYVGENYKRFVIKLTLLKHPLFKALLDQAQDEYDFTTDPKLCIPCDESLFLEVVRCASSPQD, from the coding sequence ATGAAGGGGAAATTTCTAAAGGCATGCATTACCAAATGGAGGAAGATGGGGAATAGAGTCATACCTTGTGGCAGTTGCGAATACTGTTATGAGTGGGCAAAGTGGCCTAATACCAAGAATGAAGAGAGTTCAATCCCGAGAGATGTGCCAAAGGGTCACTTGGTAGTATATGTTGGTGAAAACTATAAGAGGTTTGTAATTAAACTTACCTTGCTCAAGCACCCACTGTTCAAGGCATTGCTAGATCAAGCTCAGGATGAATATGATTTTACCACAGACCCCAAACTCTGCATTCCTTGTGATGAAAGCCTTTTCCTCGAAGTTGTTCGATGCGCTAGCTCTCCTCAAGATTGA